In Fulvitalea axinellae, a genomic segment contains:
- a CDS encoding DNA adenine methylase, which yields MKTPITYYGGKQKLAKRIVAMIPEHNLYAEPFFGGGAVFFAKPKEMSAVEVINDTDTDAVNFFRHVQNDFVALEQTIRISLHSRKMHSDAFVMREYPHLFTPLQRAWAFWVLTQQGFAGKISGSWGYDVKKRTTSTKVKNRRESFTEDLAIRLVDVQVECTDALRILMSRDRPDSFFYLDPPYFNSDCGHYNEYKKSDFEELLKELERLQGKFLLSSYPSDVLADYTKRNGWHQIKIEMAVSVNQKSGKPKKKIEVFTANYPIK from the coding sequence ATGAAAACACCGATAACCTATTACGGGGGAAAACAGAAGCTCGCAAAACGTATCGTGGCGATGATCCCCGAACACAACCTCTACGCCGAGCCGTTTTTCGGCGGTGGCGCCGTGTTCTTCGCTAAGCCAAAAGAAATGTCCGCCGTCGAAGTAATCAACGACACCGATACAGATGCGGTGAACTTTTTCAGGCATGTCCAAAATGATTTCGTGGCGCTTGAGCAAACGATCCGCATTTCGCTCCATTCCAGAAAGATGCATTCGGACGCTTTTGTCATGCGAGAATATCCTCACCTATTCACTCCCCTTCAGCGAGCTTGGGCCTTTTGGGTTCTGACTCAGCAAGGATTCGCTGGGAAAATTAGCGGATCTTGGGGGTACGATGTTAAAAAACGGACAACTTCTACGAAGGTAAAAAACCGAAGAGAAAGCTTTACCGAGGATTTAGCGATCCGACTTGTCGACGTACAGGTCGAATGCACGGATGCCCTCCGGATCCTGATGTCGAGGGACAGGCCGGACAGCTTTTTCTATCTGGATCCGCCGTACTTCAATTCGGATTGCGGACACTACAACGAATACAAGAAATCAGATTTCGAAGAGTTGCTGAAGGAGCTGGAGAGATTGCAAGGCAAGTTCTTGCTAAGCTCCTACCCCAGCGATGTCCTTGCCGATTATACGAAGCGAAACGGCTGGCACCAGATCAAAATCGAAATGGCCGTCTCGGTAAACCAGAAGAGCGGGAAGCCGAAAAAGAAAATCGAGGTGTTTACCGCCAATTACCCGATTAAGTGA
- a CDS encoding replication initiation protein has product MKYLISELGEYRVTKSNKLINRKEPFSLIQQRAVALAISQIQIDDDDFKPYYVSVRNVLGLDEGAHIGGKEYIKTRESVMQLTKTSIDYIRDPSDPNSAFDSISFIDRVNREEGSGEVAIHFHPAVKELLLKQRANFTSYALKWVFHFSSAFSLVIYELCKQYERIGERKISVELLRKHVVVPESKQRSFAQFRRRVIAPALKDINSLSDIRVQVEEKKTGRKISLLIFHIKSAPKSITQPKPTPKPEPKPVKQPETPVETAELPSWDIDLPKTEISEEGRLEEAREAFGKYYEKSRREWLRKVTREDKIAFQAHVQSEHASSEDKKVFERLRGQKADLGDWKYFARFVILLRGSEQEKRWTNMDNFVVDYLAGKAEQEAPKSDEMVW; this is encoded by the coding sequence ATGAAATATCTAATTTCCGAACTCGGAGAGTACCGAGTAACAAAGTCAAACAAGCTGATAAATCGGAAAGAACCCTTCTCTCTGATACAGCAAAGGGCTGTGGCTTTAGCTATAAGCCAGATTCAAATCGATGATGATGATTTTAAGCCGTATTATGTCTCTGTTCGAAATGTATTGGGACTCGATGAGGGCGCGCATATTGGAGGGAAAGAGTATATAAAGACTAGGGAAAGCGTCATGCAATTGACGAAGACATCGATTGACTACATAAGAGATCCAAGTGATCCGAATAGTGCTTTCGATTCGATTAGTTTCATCGATAGAGTGAATCGGGAGGAAGGAAGCGGAGAGGTTGCTATACATTTTCATCCAGCTGTTAAAGAGTTGTTACTAAAACAGCGTGCAAACTTTACTTCATACGCATTGAAATGGGTCTTTCATTTTAGTTCAGCTTTTTCACTCGTGATCTATGAACTTTGTAAGCAGTATGAAAGAATAGGAGAGCGAAAGATTAGTGTTGAGTTACTTCGAAAACATGTAGTCGTTCCAGAGTCGAAACAACGAAGTTTTGCGCAGTTTCGCAGAAGGGTAATTGCTCCAGCGCTAAAAGACATTAATTCACTGTCGGATATAAGAGTTCAGGTCGAAGAAAAAAAAACAGGCAGAAAAATTAGTTTACTGATATTCCACATAAAATCCGCCCCGAAATCGATAACCCAACCCAAACCTACTCCAAAACCCGAGCCAAAGCCCGTAAAACAACCAGAAACACCTGTAGAAACGGCCGAATTACCATCTTGGGACATTGACTTACCAAAAACGGAGATAAGCGAAGAGGGGCGTTTAGAAGAGGCGAGAGAGGCTTTCGGAAAGTATTACGAGAAGAGCCGGAGAGAATGGTTACGGAAAGTGACACGGGAAGACAAGATCGCTTTCCAAGCGCATGTGCAGAGCGAACACGCCAGTTCGGAAGACAAAAAAGTCTTCGAACGTCTTCGAGGACAAAAAGCGGACCTGGGAGACTGGAAATATTTCGCCCGTTTCGTGATCCTTCTGCGTGGATCGGAACAGGAAAAGCGATGGACCAATATGGACAATTTCGTAGTGGATTATCTGGCGGGTAAAGCGGAGCAGGAAGCTCCAAAGTCTGACGAAATGGTTTGGTGA
- a CDS encoding primase-helicase family protein, with protein sequence MREYLEERMSVLGLTDEDITLVCERESGGVNSELTPAKLIFFDSDEEGNILINYFRPNFYPYRYRPEGNKWEKEFQRIRLKNPDGKGKYRQPRKTGVFPFFPKNLLKKWRDGETIETLYFTEGELKAFKADFEGLDVVGFPSIQGPYKVDVRRELHEDLQRLIVECGVKSVVFLTDADTISLKYEADKDLSKRPASFFAAIRNFFESLDTLLRDKRVELEEAFWAHIKTKYCEPRAVERDGEELILDGKGLDDLLVLEGKDKSRVIDQLRELKLNGDYVEGMKLNDSALKRIRLKLGSGNKVEQFYDVYASFLDDKVFRWKNRRYQFNGEEVTYLRHDDADLFLRVGSDWYKRITKLNRRNESEEELIPFKIGEIQRDYGKKFPDFIDSIKRYDSFTIEPDTGDNYRRVIHGAINLFEPLTHTPEPGSIKLTLKYLKHVFQGNGFVTEKFEDGRHSWEEHCEQGDPFTVAMDYLTIMYRYPKQKLCVPILVSPENITGKSTFLKWQQAIWGSANGTILDNERFKMKFNSHYASKFFIGLDEGFLDLEKRSEKERLKQLATADDIFLEDKGVNVKKIPYHGHLVICSNDADKVMQMDEQDTRWFVVRVPKIPKGEEDKDLESKIIDEIPHWLNYVKNREIFHPRESRLWFKPEWFFTQQMQEIIDNTKSRADALIYNFVRNIFFDYCVDSFTATVKAVQHEVNKDAKYRLDESDIRYYLKNKKQLAPNSRTGRWKYPIGYDDKYRTLLYQKGIGRFFKFNIADWLNEEEMRSVAESKAEIFAPDPDLITTNNETVASDTSETGDVPF encoded by the coding sequence ATGCGTGAATATTTGGAAGAAAGGATGTCGGTTCTCGGACTGACTGACGAGGATATTACGCTGGTGTGCGAACGGGAGAGTGGCGGGGTGAATAGCGAACTGACGCCCGCCAAGCTCATTTTTTTCGATTCGGACGAGGAAGGCAATATCCTTATAAATTACTTTCGCCCGAACTTTTACCCGTACCGGTACCGCCCGGAGGGGAACAAGTGGGAGAAGGAATTCCAGCGGATCCGGCTAAAGAACCCGGACGGCAAGGGCAAATACCGCCAGCCGAGGAAAACGGGCGTGTTCCCGTTCTTCCCGAAAAATCTGCTGAAGAAATGGCGGGACGGGGAGACTATCGAAACCCTGTATTTCACCGAAGGCGAACTGAAAGCCTTCAAGGCGGATTTCGAAGGCTTAGACGTAGTAGGCTTCCCGAGTATCCAAGGTCCGTACAAAGTGGACGTGAGGCGTGAGCTTCACGAGGACTTGCAACGCCTTATAGTCGAATGCGGGGTAAAGAGCGTGGTGTTCCTCACCGACGCCGACACGATCAGCCTTAAGTATGAGGCGGACAAGGATCTGAGCAAACGCCCGGCGAGTTTCTTCGCCGCTATCCGAAACTTTTTCGAGAGTCTGGATACCCTGTTGCGGGACAAGCGTGTTGAGCTTGAAGAGGCTTTTTGGGCGCATATAAAAACCAAATATTGCGAGCCTCGGGCGGTGGAGCGTGACGGCGAAGAGCTGATCCTCGACGGGAAAGGCCTCGACGACCTTTTGGTGCTGGAGGGAAAGGACAAGAGCCGGGTGATCGACCAGCTTCGGGAGCTGAAACTTAACGGCGATTATGTCGAGGGCATGAAGCTTAACGATTCGGCGCTTAAGCGGATCAGGCTGAAACTCGGGTCGGGAAATAAAGTCGAGCAGTTTTATGACGTATACGCTTCCTTTCTGGACGATAAGGTTTTCCGGTGGAAGAACCGTCGCTATCAGTTCAACGGCGAAGAGGTTACTTACCTTCGCCACGATGACGCGGATCTGTTCCTTCGTGTCGGATCAGACTGGTACAAACGGATAACAAAACTGAATAGACGGAATGAGTCCGAGGAAGAGCTGATCCCTTTCAAAATCGGGGAGATACAACGTGATTACGGAAAGAAATTTCCCGATTTCATCGATAGTATAAAGCGATATGACAGCTTCACTATTGAGCCGGATACTGGTGATAATTACCGCCGTGTAATACATGGAGCTATCAATCTGTTCGAACCCCTTACCCACACGCCAGAGCCGGGAAGCATCAAACTTACGCTTAAGTACCTGAAGCACGTTTTCCAAGGCAATGGATTTGTTACTGAAAAATTCGAGGACGGGCGCCATTCATGGGAAGAGCATTGCGAGCAGGGCGATCCCTTTACGGTGGCGATGGATTACCTCACGATCATGTACCGTTATCCGAAGCAAAAGCTTTGCGTTCCTATCTTGGTGTCGCCGGAAAACATTACGGGGAAATCCACTTTTCTAAAATGGCAACAAGCCATTTGGGGAAGCGCAAACGGGACGATACTGGATAACGAACGCTTCAAAATGAAGTTCAATTCCCATTACGCTAGCAAGTTTTTCATCGGGCTGGATGAAGGTTTTCTTGATCTGGAAAAACGATCAGAGAAAGAGCGTCTGAAGCAACTGGCTACGGCTGATGATATTTTCTTGGAAGACAAAGGGGTAAACGTAAAGAAGATCCCTTACCACGGGCATCTTGTTATCTGTTCCAACGATGCGGATAAGGTAATGCAGATGGATGAACAAGACACCAGATGGTTTGTCGTTCGGGTTCCGAAAATACCCAAAGGAGAGGAAGACAAGGACTTGGAAAGCAAAATAATCGATGAGATTCCCCATTGGCTTAACTATGTAAAGAATCGTGAGATCTTTCATCCGAGAGAGTCCAGGCTTTGGTTTAAACCGGAATGGTTCTTCACTCAGCAGATGCAGGAGATAATCGACAATACGAAGTCCAGAGCTGACGCCCTTATTTACAACTTTGTCCGGAATATATTTTTCGACTACTGCGTGGATTCTTTTACCGCCACGGTAAAAGCCGTTCAGCATGAAGTGAACAAGGACGCAAAGTACCGGCTGGACGAATCGGATATCCGCTACTACCTGAAGAACAAAAAGCAATTAGCTCCAAACTCACGGACTGGCCGTTGGAAGTATCCAATCGGATATGACGATAAGTATCGGACTTTACTCTATCAAAAAGGCATTGGGCGGTTCTTCAAATTCAATATCGCCGATTGGCTAAATGAGGAAGAGATGAGGTCTGTTGCCGAATCGAAAGCTGAAATATTTGCGCCTGATCCGGATTTAATAACTACAAATAATGAAACTGTAGCCTCCGATACATCGGAGACAGGGGATGTTCCGTTTTGA